In the Campylobacter concisus genome, GCGCTAGCTGTAAATCCATACTTTTTACTGCTTGATGAGCCTACAAGTGCGCTTGATCCAGAGCTTGAGGCTGAAGTTTTAAAGGTTATTTTGTCTCTTGCAAAAGAGAAAAAGTCTATGATCATTGTCACTCATAATATGAATTTTGCTAGAAAGATAGCTGATAGAATTTTATTTTTAGACAAAGGCGTGATCGCATTTGATGGCTTGGTAGATGAGTTTTTCAATAGCCAAAACGAAAGAATAAAAAGCTTCATCTCGGCTATGGATATATGAAAATTTTAGCTAGAAAATCTAGCTAAAATTACATTAAGCAAAGTGAGGCTTTATCTGCTCTATCCAAGCTGAAATTCTACCCTCAGTTTTGTCGCTTTGATTGTCAGCGTCAAGTGCTAGGCCTACAAATTTTCCATTTCTTACAGCATCAGAACCATCAAATGTATATCCATCGGTGCTAACCTCACCAACTACCTTTGCGCCAGCTTTTACGACCTCATCATAAAGCTTTGCCATGCCGTTACAGTACTCATCAGAGTAGCTCTCGCTATCACCCA is a window encoding:
- the fldA gene encoding flavodoxin FldA; the protein is MIGIVYGSSMGNTEDAAKLISEGLGLENELLNVADVDAAKINSFDKLILGTSTWGSGDLQDDWDAFDFKALNLSGKTVAVFGMGDSESYSDEYCNGMAKLYDEVVKAGAKVVGEVSTDGYTFDGSDAVRNGKFVGLALDADNQSDKTEGRISAWIEQIKPHFA